A window of Solanum stenotomum isolate F172 chromosome 9, ASM1918654v1, whole genome shotgun sequence genomic DNA:
ctatttcttaaaattaatatttattttccatacCTTTTTTTATAGTTCATAATACTCATTTGTCAAAAATCAAATAGAGATACATATATTgatactaatttaaatttgaagtcAAATAATTACGTACTTAAAAAAGTTAAACTAAGATGCGTGCACTTAACctcataaaaaattaattgttttagttTTAGGATAAACATAAATAGTtatttaaattacattaatcaattcttctttttttttcattttactctCTCCGTCATTTTATtcgattatttttttctcaaaattcaagctataaaatgtatttttttcatatgcTAACATGATAAAAATTACAACTTGTAGTATTTTTGGTTGAATTGCAACTTAGTGGGAAGGATTATTTATGAACAAACATTATAAGTTGTAGTTCTTatgttaatataaaaaataaaatatattttaaaatattaattaaatttcacattgcttgatttcaagaataaaaatatgtcatataaattgacgAAAGAGTATGTATATATTTAagtgtttatgaaaaaaattcgATTTTAGGTTACATTAAGATAGTACAAAAACTTATGtaattatttgtcaaaattaTTAATGCTCTTTccattatattttcttgtgaatatttgatgaatttaagtatatatgaaattattgaaagagaaaaaaataataatttatacccTTTCGTTTTTCgtattagttatttattttttcttttacggATTCCttatgaaattataaataaaaacagtactttattaatttactccttaagaattgtttttgcaattttacaaattttgtttatatttttaagaacaatttattattagtgtaatgaaaataaaaataaaaatttaatttaatttgttaattgacaaataatttttaataattatttttagtcatgtaaataatcaatacatgaaagaaaaataatatcaaatgtTAAAAGTACGATGAATTAGactaaatttcacaatttttataaataaaattattttattttttaaaaaaagaagagatgttgaaaaattgaagatttcaatgaaagagaaaaagttaaaaaggaAGAGAGAAATGGATTTGGCCCATTTTTCTGAAAATGGGACCCAATAATTCACTTGGCAAATTTTAAGAAGAGCCTCATACAACTTGTGTTCGCCAAAAGAGAATTCAGATGAACCCCTAGTCCCAAATTGGCTCTGCCCTTGTTCGTGAGCGATCTTGTATCCTCTATTCTTGTTTGAAGTATTACTAATACGGTAATACCCTTCAAACAATGAAGTGACATAGAAATAGTACTTCATTTGTTCTATTTTAACTGTATCTAGCTATGGCcacacttattaaaaaaataataaatataagataTAGTTTATTAAGTTAtccttatttaataaatgtagactgattttttcttttaaaaattgtacAAAGTACATCTTTAATATTAAGGGcataattaaaaatagttatcaattttaatcttaaattttttaagtgACAATTATTTGAGACAGTTTTTTTGAGCTAAAACGatatttgaaatgaaaaaactaaggaaataataacttatttggaagtaatcccacaaagtggaGATATTAGAGTCAAGAAAACAACAACGTAAAAGAAGTttgaatacaaattaaaatgaacctTACGAATTTGAAATgctaaataatttttcaaatcaaagatcataaaaatgaacaaatttgtgagtattttttttttcagtctTTAATTAACTGTGTGTCATTAAactatacataaaataaaattgatttttttggatGACACGATGGTTTCCATAAAATAAGGTTAAATTTTCCAAATCACAGTAGAAAACGTTGAATCACCTTAGTTTCTtcgtatattaatttttttcatttttgggatAAACGTTCTGATTCCATTATTAATTAGAGCCGTCAATTTGGGCTAGGCCCGTAGGGCCAGCTTGGTCTAACCTGTGATTTGATAGGGCTGGACTACGATTTTTGAATCCTATTTAAGAAAAGAGTTTTTTAGCCCGGCCTGAATAAGCATGCCGATTTGTGgagcttgagaaatatggatagggccgTCCCATGggctaaataaaaattaattaaaaataaaaataaaatagagtattaaaaataacaagagtctaaactcaaaatctgttaaaagtttgaaatattacaatttaaatataacttatgttataaaatatgtactacataaaataaaaattttctaatttttttgggGAATCGCTACATAGGCCGTAACCTATGaaatattgtcatagtttttgtgttttattatgataattggaaaacaattaggttaatatttctatttagttatttatgtttttacttgaaatcaaacttaataaatattataaagataattttatttgtggatttgattaacaaataGTAACACTAACATCATGTAATATtgtcttgtcgatatttatgataatattttaaaattataatttaatttttttttaaaaaaatacttttaaaaaaagagggCTGGCCCATAACCCATGTACTTGTGGGCTGAACCGACCATAATTTGGCCCACATCAAAAATGGGCTAGCTCGGCCTGACTCGTAAAATTTCAAAGCATGTATAAATTAATTCGAATGGGATGGACCAGCTCATATTGACAGTTCCACTGTTAATTAACAAGTCAAATCAATTTGAAAAACCTAACACTTCCTAACTTAAATTATACTATCTTTATCAATTTCctttcacttttttctttcttgtcaTCACCTTTTACATCTTTTAATTATGGCTTAATCAAATAAGTCCTTCAACTTTTCTCCTGTTTGATATGATGGCTTGACGATCAATTAAcatatttccatttaaagcttaatCAAATGGCTTGAATTTTACGATTCGAGTtcaaaattctacaataatttatttaatttattgaaacTGAAAATTATTGTTTATACTTCTCAGTAAAATTCttacaaaattaaattcaaataaaccATAACTTACAAGGACACCATAGGAATATTCTATAgtaatatatatctatatatctcACTAGTTTACgagcaaaattaataatttcgGATTCCAAGGGCAAAATAGGAATATTCTAATACTTAGTACTATACTAGGTAAAAAGAAATTTGACTCTGGTGATCAAATAACTTTGATCGCCGGGGTCAAGCTATCAAGCAAATCAAAGTCAGCATTGAACCACTTGGCCTTGGCAACCGCCGGAAATTATTCACCGGAAAAATTGTCTCCGACTTAATTTCCGGCAAGCCGAGATATTTAGCTTGCATGTACTTATGCTTCCTCCATGGAGccaaatgcatttttttttccttcatgcATTTTTTAGaagcacaacataatatttttattaaatttcgAAGCCTTTCGATTTTTCCGACGTATACTTCCGGCAACTGTTCAACTAGACAATTATACCCTTCGTTAGCTCGTGCCATTTCGAATTCTCCTCGAAAATTTAATTCTATAATCACCTTCATTTCACCTTTTTTTGAACTTGCGTGTGCCACCACTTCCATGTATGTGTATTCACCTGTACACGAAACACgataaacataaacaaaattaGCATGCTTTTTGTCATACAAAGTAATAAAGGACTGAATCTTAGTGAATCGTGACAGCAAGGTCATTCTGCCACTTACAACATACCTGAAGGTATTTCGGGTGTGCTTTTCCACTTTGACTTGCAAATGAAGCAATTATAACCTTCGTTTGTAAGTCGATTGGAGATTTCTCTTTGCATACATTTCCGGCAACCATCGGATACCATTTTCCGGCAGCTACAATTGAAACTTGTGAATTTCAATTCTTTTAAAGCctcttttgttgattttctaacttttgactcaaaagaagttGTCCTACACAATGTTgtctaaaacaaaatatttggtAAGCAACAAGTACCAAATTAAATAGtaattcaaaaaacaaaaatcgtaattaatttaatttaccTTAAGAAGCTCTTCTTGTGATGCCCAAAACGCTTTGTTTTCTTCACTATAGTTAACATTTccatcctcctcctcctcttcgtCCATTAATATCTCTCCGCTACTATAACTAATATTCAATTTTAACGAATTTTCACATGATTGAAACTCGATCCCTTCGTCTATGAACCCAAAAGTCAACTCATAAACGCCTTCGGGTTCATCTGAATTCTTTGCGGCCATCTTAACTATACtagtactttaatttttttttgccctatgatattttctttttgtggcAAGAAGTTGTGTTCTTATAAAGCTCAACATTGGGACCCATTGGGACCCACTTGATCGACGTGGACGAATAATCCTAAGCACATATTGGGTATCAATTTTCACATCTCCATATTTATTTGGCATGTTATCATTATGGGATGTGCTTAATTaacttattattatattaattgtatatgatatatatggTGAATGTGTAATATTTGGCCTACAACTATAGATTTGTTTTCCATAAAGTTTTTGACAAGAAATGTGTGATAATTGAGTTTATTCTTGAGAGATTCGGACAATGGTAGCTAGCTTctgatatttattattttactactGTTAGGTTactatatcaaaaataattttttgtgatAATTGATTAATGACAATTGCTGATAAAAATTACATTTGGACATTTTTATAAATGTTGCTAAAGTCTATAGTGACATtagatttaataataattaattaacgtTGAAATGACTTTAGCATTCTTTGTTAATGTGCATGTTTATCGCtgctaaaaattaatttttactatGTGTTGcttctgattttttttatatatattctaataGAGAAAATTAAGAACAACAATAATGTTAAATacagtgtattagtaatgcttgtattattatacttgcattaattatatataaattatttttatgcatgatTCTAacaatacacaaaattaatacatgcattatttttcctaatatattctttcaaataaataaataaaaaattaataatataatcatataaatttatatgttaCGTCAAAAACAGAACTATGGCGCACAGAGTCACTcgtagtaattaattaattaatactacATACTGGTATTTCAAACTATATAGTACTAGTATGTGTGATTAGCGGCTtctatttttctccttttttgtcTAATTGGACCCTAGGTTGTTAATtccataaattaattaaaaatgctTTTAGCATTTTCTATTTGGTTCAATGAGTGATGACTTCTCCAGCTAATCTTCCTTTCACCTACTCAATATGCTATTATAATACATAGTACTACTTGTTATTGATTTTCTAATTGTGTAATTACAACTTGTCCAGCAGGTTAATTAGACTTGATGACTTTATGATATCATTCAATAGTTGGTGCTATGTATTTAATTAGTACTACTAGGTTTTAGAGGCATGTGTAATTAAGTACTACTCTtactgtctcaatttatgtgatattttttcattttttaaaattcaaataagtctattttttatcgtaagtttttttttttatagatattttaaacattttgaattatcaattaatatgatttatagtactttttacgtagtttataaatatataaatttcatttcaaaaaaattgaagattccatgTGCAAATTTCAGTCAAACTTGAACTATTtaactctcgaaaaatgaaaagtgtcccataaattgagataaaggGAGTATTAATCAGTGGCGGATCTAGGATTTTAAGGATGTGGGTGCTCTAAAAGTGGCAGagtcaaaaatattaattaaacatgttaATAGTGAGATTCGAACTTAGATCCAACAACACTAAAATAATCTTAAGCACCCACCCAAAAAGTTAATGGACTAATCAGATCATTTGTTCATTGGGTGCCtatgttaattttatacaaatatcataaatatatatatttcgaaACCAGCTTAATTGGTACTTGAGGACCCGGCGGTCTCcatgtgggtccgcccctgagTACTATGATACTGGTATCTTAGAAGCATCAACTATCATGTGAGCGGTTTCTATTATTTCCTAGCTGGGTTCCATAAAATGCTTTTAGCATATTCTTATCAAAGTAATATTGATCGAATGGACGGATTGAGTTGAATTTAGCAAGTTAAatgaattgagttaataaataGATTGAGATAAAATCAGGTCAAAAACTACTTGAGCTAAAATAGGTCGGCTTAAATAGATTAAAATTAGTTGAGTCATGACCTACCCAATTTTTTTGAATAGTCCACTTATCCTAACTCGAGACCCTTGAATCAAGCCTCAACCCAACACTTGGAGCCTGACCCAATACTCTAGATTTGTCCTGGCCGTAGTCATGACCCAGGACCTAATCGCCGAGCCTAACTCAAAATCTAAACCCCGAATTTGATCCAAAAGCCAAGACTCGAGACTTGATCTCCAACCCCTTACTTGGGACTCAACACGATAGTCGGGAACCAAGCCTGACTCGAGACTCGAGACCTAAGACTTGACCCTCGATCTTGACTAGGGACCTGACCCAACCCTAACACGAACCAATATAAAATTATCTTATGTTCAATCCATAAAATTTTAGGTGAATTGAGCAGCCGATCAAATTTTGGGCCTTATTTAACACTCCTAGCTGATACAACTAAATATAACTCAAAAAAGTTAAACTAGAGAAAATCTAGTTGATTAGTTGTTATTTGAATGTGAGAAATTGCTACACTAATATCGTTTTTATTCAAGtaacttgttttatttttaagattataaatttcacaTTATAAGGAGGCTCGGATATTTTTAGGGAAACcctaaaatataaaatgttcCCTATGCTTACTAGGTATACAACTTAAACTCGTTCAAGAGTTATTCATTTGAACACAGCACACTAGTTATAGTTTTGTATGCTAATATTTGTGTTCATTTATTAGATTACTTATGTAAGTTATGCTTATTTATTTAGTTAGATTAAAAAATGTGAATAAGAACCTAGAGTAAGAAAggataattaatataaaacgAAGTGAACAATAGTCAAAAAGTGTTAAAATTATAAGATAATTAACTATGCACTTTCCACCTAAAGTtactattatttaaaaaatagcaCTTTCCaacattattaattattaatgaaaataaagaaataacacTTCTTTTTTGTGGATgaagtggaaaaaaaaaacaaaaatgtgaAGAAACAAGTTACAAGATTTTAAACCAATAAGGAAACCCGATGACTTTAGATGATGAACAGCAATTAATTAAGTGGGTTATGATGATAAGAAGcaataaaacaaatttaattaattatatttgtcGCTCTTAATCCTATGTGTTGCCTCATTATGTCCACATTTATGAAAGCAACattaaaaattagagaaaataaaaaggcAGATAAGGTTTTCCTTGGAGTCGCAAATGAACGATTTAGGCTAAATTAAAACTGATcgaaatgaattaaataatacGATAGATTATAACATAATGTATTGGAATGAAAGCTACACGGTGAGGGTAAAGATATAAAATGCTAGAGGGTGGGGATAAtagttactccctccgtccctatttagttgtccatattttcttttttagttgtctctatttagttgtccattttgacaaattaagaaaggataacaatttttttcctattatacccttatttaaagtgaaaagttgtcataaacaaagtaaataaacttatgaactttccagcattgattagttatcttgagtgaatttattttggaagtaaattgtactataaaagtaaaattataatttcactatgctaattattgttgccttaatctgtgtgtcatttttaaagtggacaactaagtagggacagagggagtatgaTTTTCCTTCATATCAAACATCCCAACAATAACTAACTATTTATCGTTTTTTAATATTGTACGaaataagtaaatattttataatgtaaaaattattttatattgtatatactTGGCCCTTTTCTTTTATGATCTAATTCTGATTTTGTAGTTCTATTAGACAAGTTTTTAGTTTAAGCACATTGCATCCATGATATAAAGAAATTGCAACTTGTTAATAAGGATGGTAGTGGAGTAATAcgtaaaaaattttaaatttgagttttgagtacATGAATTCATTTTTGTTAgaataaatgttattttttcgATGATTTTTTTAAGTAAATTCAAATCTAGTTGAACTCTAATATGAGTGGCGAATTACAACAAACATcaccaataacatattttgtgTAATCCCACTATTGGAGTTTGAGCATAATAGTgtgtatgcaaaccttaccccCTACCTTATGTAGGTAGAAAGATTTGTTTTTAATAAATCTTCAGGATCAAGTAaagtatttcaaaaagaaaacatgaaaCGAAAATACAATAGTAAAGATTTCATGATAAAAATTTTAgcaaacaaataatataaatgatCAAACgcatgtgaaaaaaaaaaagaaattgcaacATCAGCATTACTTTAAGAACTGAGAATAACAGTAAAAGATTTTCtactaattctttttttaactcTTTCCACCTAAAAGGCCAGTAGCATGAGTTTGCTAAGTGGTTTAAGTactaatttggataattataAGCATGTTAATTAGGATTAAGTAACTAATGATGAGTGGAAAACACTTGGATCTTATCttcttaattattataaaaaaaaaagttataacgAAGGTTAAAGAACATTATTATTCTTTTCCTTTAAAGAGATTCCTTCAGATTCCGTCCACTTTAAGAATCTTGGTGATTCGAATTCACACAACtgaaaaattacttttatttgttgaaatttattactaaaaaaaatatttggtagctatttttataaatattttaattgaatcagtaagaaatgaaaaaaatggtaATAGTATTTACACACGAAAAAATTACgaatttttttactatttaagTAAGAATTTGTTTCTTCCAATGAGTTGATTCGATAggaaataatgttttaaaacACTAATTTCTCATTGATTCATGATGGAAAAAACGGTAAAAAcctatatatgtttttggtagTACCACAACCTTTTTATTTTCGGGGAGATTCCACATTTTTACTCTCTTGGTAACTAGAATTTAACAACTTTAGAGTTGGAGGTGGAGGCTACTTACATTCTGAGCAACGTAGCCCTCTTTTGTCGCATCTTGCAACCTTTAATTTGTTGCCCTTGGGATTATTCAGATTGATATTTTCGACCTCAAGTATTCTcatcgttttaatttatgtggccAAGTTTGATTAAACATGACttcaaaaagtaaataaatatttttgaaacttATGATCATACGCAAATATTTCATGATACATATGTTTCTATAAAAACTCTCCATCAAGGATAAAATGAAAAGTTTGTGTCAAATCATTTCTAAATTTAGAAAGttatcatttatttcttttgcaacgaattaaaaagtaaatatgTTCGCATGAACTAAAACTGGACGAGTATATATTCTACTATATATAAGCGGCTAGGAAGCATGTGTTGGACGATATGCTTGTTTCTCTAGCCAGGTAGGGGTATACAAAATCTAACCGAAAACCAAATTAAATCACAAATCGAGTCAATTCGGAAAAAAAActcgactagtggtttggtttgacttggtttggttttgaaaaaaaaaaaattgactatatttgggttggtttggttttaactaaaaaaaaccaacccgataccaaaccaacccgacattatatatataattttaaaattatattttatacataaaaatatttactttgatataatttttaaatatttcttatacattttcatagtttttatcttttaatatattatttcaagtttgaaacttagaattatgaatgagccaataaaaattatagtccacagatgttggtaattacaataaagcttaaatcaaaatcaaattaatactaatgcaaaaagaaaatcaattcaaacactaagaatgacaataatattgaatatttgttctttagttttacattgatttagacaattaaaatacataatctaattttaatttcctttaatatttagtcatgtaactaatacttattaaacttaattttagcatgatttagtacttttaaattatgatcattctcattatgacttgttaatttgcaatatttgttttacgcgatttcattattattatttttgttggatattttagtgtcattaaccatatcatattgtgttatatttttaagaaacatcttagatagttgtatttttgtaggactaaagaaatatttgaagtacaagtaaattatatgtttgtatgaatactttaccggaaaaacccgaggttgaaaaacccgagttttattggtttggtttggtttatgaatttaaaaattcgacacaaatggtttggtttgatatttgaaaatttcgaACCAATCCGGCAATGTACACCCCTATAGCCAGGGATAATATTGGTATTTTCTCATTGCTATGCTTAAACACTACTCCcttcatttcaaaataagtgaattgttgaaCCTTCttttatagttcaaaataagtgaattgtttaaaattaatgaaatttgttaaatttattttataagtgtataatgtctcaacaattcactTGGTTTGAAATAGAGAGAATATTGTTGCCTCAGCCGAAAAGTTGGTTGATTTTCCATGCATGTGGGTCAGATCCCCCCTTCCCTCAATTCGATTTAACGGTTTTCGATTTTGAAATACGCAAATTAACAagattttttattgatttttcgATCTTGGTCCTTAACGGTTCAGATAATTCAATttaacaaataagaaaatgcttataaaaccaaaaaaaaaaagatttttgcaATAATTTGACAAGAcaagacaataatgtaactttacaaatgctaataaaaaaaaaagtaataactaacataaaaagACTATACGAGtgtaaagaaaaattaagagtAATAGGGTTTTTACTTTGGGTTTTGATgttttgtataatgtgaagttgtGAGCTTAAAGTCACTGTGAAGTGTAAATTGAAGGCTAAAGGGTAAAGACAGTACCTAGTAacatattgagattaatatttaatatttctgTACGGGTAAAGTGACAAATTACTACCGTCTTAATAGGTTATCAGTTTACCCAATAAACCAAAATTCTAAAATCAAACCGATAACTCGataatttttcttaacaaaatcGTTTAAAAACCGTTAAGCCAATAACcataaaccaataacacttttttcaaTTCAGTTTATCGATCGATTCGATTTTTACGCCCCTCATTTCTGTCTcacaacttcttcttctttcagttttttttttgtggcaaattaacttttgaaaaagtGAATTGTTTCATTTATAATATTGtattcaataaaatatattagagATGAAAAGCTTTCGtctttggaaagaaaaagaaatttgaaaattgaaatttatttgatcataaataaaaattgaagttgttttTTAATGGTAAGTGAACTTGTTGGACTTAATGTGCTATCAGAAAAATGTTATATActtaattttgttattgttctttctattttaactcatttgtcttattttcctttttaatttatcttaCACTCAAAGATTACGTTTAAGATACTATAAATCATTATAattaataagttaaaatattttattataaattttaaaattatgttaaacacactataagtcacaataattaacaacttaaaatatttttaccatcTAATAAGAGGCAACAAACACACAACTATTAAACATACATTTAacaacttaattaaaatattttattatatcttTAGAATGACATTAAttgtac
This region includes:
- the LOC125878024 gene encoding uncharacterized protein LOC125878024, which gives rise to MAAKNSDEPEGVYELTFGFIDEGIEFQSCENSLKLNISYSSGEILMDEEEEEDGNVNYSEENKAFWASQEELLKTTLCRTTSFESKVRKSTKEALKELKFTSFNCSCRKMVSDGCRKCMQREISNRLTNEGYNCFICKSKWKSTPEIPSGEYTYMEVVAHASSKKGEMKVIIELNFRGEFEMARANEGYNCLVEQLPEVYVGKIERLRNLIKILCCASKKCMKEKKMHLAPWRKHKYMQAKYLGLPEIKSETIFPVNNFRRLPRPSGSMLTLICLIA